A stretch of DNA from Schistocerca americana isolate TAMUIC-IGC-003095 chromosome 3, iqSchAmer2.1, whole genome shotgun sequence:
tgtaatgttcagatacagtactaCTAGTATTTCGCTTGATACATCGTttgaatatctgggtgtaatgttaaaagcgatatgagatggaacgagcatgtgagaactgtggtagggaaggcgaatggttgattttggtttattgggacaattttaggaaagagtggttcacctgtaaaggagactgcatataggacccTGGTGCAATCTATTTTTGGGTACTGCTCAGCCTAAGGATTTTTTTGTAAATGATGCAGCTATCCACAGGCtgaaaaaaaagctgcacaaatactgTCATATCTTGAAACAATCTCAATGTAATGCAAAGTTTGACAACTCGCTTGAAATGTTCAGGAATAAAAataattgtgcatttcacaaaataagtaaaatatcaATGACTTactgactttggttcattggtagggtACTGAAAAAGTGCAATCAATCCACAAAGAAGACTGCTCACAAAACACTCACGCAACAtatcctagaatgttgctcaagtgagTGGGATCCATATCAAATACGACTAACACAGGGTACTGAACACAGGCctttacaaagaagggcagcaagaacTGACAAGTTCGTTTGACCCATGGATGATCAtcatagaaatattttaaaaacctTTAATTTCCAGGCTTGTGATGATACACACCAGCCATCCCACAAAATTCTACTTACACGGTTTCAACAATCAGTATTACATGAGGAACCTAACAATACACTGCAACCCCGTTGGTATAGCTCCTTTATGGACCACAAAGACTAGATTACACTAATGACTTTATGCACAGAGGCAGTGAAACAATCAGTCTACTTGCACTCCTTATGCAAATGGCACCACACAAAACCCTAATGTGTGATATGACTGCAAGTACACTGTGCTATACGTTCTTCCGAGTGGTTTGCACATTACTGATTTAGAGGTACCACAGTTAAATGTGTATATCTGAAGCATATATCATATGTCGCGATTCTGTTTCTACATGTCAGCAGTTCCTCACCATTCTTGACTTGTATTCTTCAGAGGCGTCTATCACGGCGCGATCCCAGccacttgttcctcctgccgctaGTTCTGGTCTGAGACGCCAGTATTTGGTTGGCTTCCCGAATGCCATGTTGTCTTCTGATACAAAATAGGGTCCTGCAAAATCTCTTATCACACCTGAAGACATGGCAATTCCCATATGCCCTATAAATGGAAAAATCCATCtacggaaaagaaaaaaaaattagtcaaTAATTACGAGACGTGCATTCTCATGTTTGAATGTATCCCTAAACTTACGTTAGTAAAGGCAGTGGCGTCCACACAATGCAAAACGGGTATCTTGCTCTCCTGTGATCCATCAGCGGCTCCATTAAATTTTCCGTGCTGGATTTTTGgcaactgtttgtgttaatttcagCTTCGTTCATGTTAGAATATAAGCTAAGGCATAACTACTGGTACAAGTCGAATAAATTCCGTGTGCGGATCATACAATGTTTTAACCTCCCTTGAAATACAAATACAAGAACAACCATTTACGTCTGTCGATCAACGACTAAAACACAATTTTGTACAATTTGCGTCTATTTGGGTTGTTCACGAAAATCTCAAGGGAGTTTGTCATTTTTCACGAACAGTACTTTCTAAATTCCTTGTCTTATCTGTATCTCTAAATGAAGTAGCGTCATTCTTTCCTTAATGAAACTCATGACCACCATCACATTCAACGTCAAACCGAATGTTGTTGACAAACTCGCATTGTTTCACGTCAACACACTGCGCAGCAGACGACTCTAAAAGTTTATTCGATCCTCCATCCTGCCGTACCTACTTACTTATAGTTAAAATTCGGACCACTAGGTGGCTTTAGTCGGCAGCGTAGTTATTACACAAGGGAATAAGTGTCGTGCGAAATTAGCTGTCAGTGTAAAAATTTTCAGAAACGCTAACGTATTATATTTTGGATTCGTTGTTTGTATTTTTGAGATAGTATGAGGTGAGTAACGATAAAATCATTTTGTTAAATAAGTGAACAGCAATATTCGTTCTTTTTTAGGTTACgtttcttttaatttaattcctaAATATATTTGAAAGTTCGGTGAAAGTCTTATGATAACCAAACTTtcgttatttattatttaattgtgtGGTACATACATTTCCCGTGGCTCACGTGATAATTGGAGGGTATTACTTTTGAACGCCAGTGAAACCAAAAGAAGTTTTTTGAATTGCAAACTTGCTTAGGTTAATTTCTAATTAATACTTTTGGGTATATAGTTTACATGCTGTTAAAGTAAAATAGCAATAAATCAGGATACTAACGTTGTTCTCATCTTAGATGAGGCGATTTATTATAGTCGGCCAGTGAAGCACGTCCTCATAGTTTCGCAAGCTGTATCTGCAGCATTAATGAATCAGGTGGAAGAGGAACTGCATTTTCGTTTGTATGGGAGGCGAACCAGGGCTTCAGCGTAGATTTCGAACCTTTCATCTGCCCTGGTTTGGTAAATAATGTACTGCACCTATTGTTTGTTTACATCCTCTGTTTACAATAGGATGATCAAGATAGTCTGTGGTCTGTCGGTTTCGGTGTATAAATTTTTTGCAAGTGACTTGGTGTAATAGTTTAATTGATAAGCATATGCTGAATTTAAATTTACAACTGTGATGACAACGACAGGAAATAGTAAAACTAGTGTATTGAGCATTAGACAAACAGTcattagataaataaataaattggtatTGACAGCAGTAATATCAAAATAACAGCAGCATAAATAAATAAAGCGAACTGTGTACCAATGGAAATGTTGGCCTGAGTGCAATCACAGCTATACAACTATTGCTACTGATGAAGATAAATAGCTTAATCCAACCAGCTTCATCAAGTCTTTCTTAGATTGGATGGTGGTAGCTTGATTAAGACATGGATGTCAACACATTGGTAGAATACTTCCAGCCAACTTTCTCATCTTGTTATGGGGCAGATATTTCTTAACATAGGATTCAGGTGACAGTATAGCTTTCCATTTTCAATACCTATATCATTTTGAGTGATgtgattcttatttatttattccatgtgatctgatggtacacagtgtgttgcagatgtcggaaaatatcatttaacattgttaacatatattaacgtaggcctatagtatcctaatgtattatattgctcaatgttttcaatttaacacaaacagcgAGATTACTGTTCTAAAtgttcatttacagagtaaaaacagtgacacaacaaatatgacttcacggctttgctaaatttcatgttgtcttcaatggacttaatactagtgggaagattgttgaacagttggaggcccatgtggaaaactccctttttacacagttgagtgtttgtacgtataacatgcAGGTTTGCATTTTTCCtgatgttgtgttcatgtatttcattattttttacaactCTGGGGTCATTTGGCACTATgtgttttctgaaaaattttagagtctcaagaatgtagaggcaaggcggtgtaaggatttccaactttctgaagatgggtttgcaggagtctctgggtttgctctcATTCATGTTTAGTGTCAGACAAAACTTAAGACTTCAAAGAGATGTAGTCTAACAATTTGTTATATGTCCTAAAATTTTATCAGCTGATGTACCACCACCATTTGTACTATTACTACtgcaggatgatggttcaaacccacgtctgccCATCCTGATTcacgtttttcgtgatttccctatattacatcagacaaatgccgtgatggttctttTGAAGGGGCATGGCAGacttccgtccccatcctttcCAAATACTATGGAaccgatgatcttgctgtttggtcccctcctccaaaccaaccaaccaatattaaAGACTTTGTGATTGCAATATTTGTGCACATACATTTGTTGTCTGTTTCACTTGCCATCATGGGGGCAACTGGATTTCCTTTTCAATATTGAAGCAGGCACCTTTGCATTTAGTTTTCTCATAATTACATTTATGAAGTGGTGTGTGGTGGCAAAATTGTCGTACAGTGGGATGTAGCAAATTTTTGTTGATTGTAATATAGTCATGAAAAATGGCCATCAAAGACCTGGTCACACATTGTTTTATTCTCTTTAGAGTGCTGAGAAACTTTCTCGTGTGTACCATGATAGATTTTTTAAGTAAAGCACTGTTATCATTTATCTTATCTTGTCTGTAGTGCAAGAAGTATTTATCTATTAAATATTTGTATGAGGGTTACCACCCCAAAAAATGTATGTCTTACAGTGAAAATTATGCACAGTGAATATAAATACTGTAGattgtttttgtcttaaaaaaaaccAAGTagatctgtatttttttaaatgtatgggTATTACAgtgggcaaataaaaataattaagatGTCGTGGATAAAGAATCTGTAgacgacttgcctacaacaaataattgcatagccatccggtataatgagttaacgaaaaaatatttattcgtgaaaactcacaatgagcaggaaactaaaaacaacagagaagtaacagaaactaggagatcctatagtcttacggcaaagataaaaaacaacacatgaccaaaaaaaactctcgcgcacttttgatctcactttgcaccagacatgaaaaatatcactgccacacagccccccccccccccttaaagtgcggagccctagggatatcttgatacttgaattttattcAACGTGGAGCTGTGGTGTGCGTCGGGTATCTCGGGGGCGGTGACGTTGTTTGTGGTGGTGATTCACCTGTCTCAGACGATGTACTGAGCGGTGTTTTGGTATGCTCTGCGTCCATCATGTGTTGATGCACAGGCGTGGTGTCAGAGGTCGGAGAGGGTAAAACCCATGCTGGCTTGACACATTCAATTGATACCTTTGTCGGAACACCATTGTACATTATGTCCACAgtatgcttatttctactcagcacctgaaatgggcccgtatatggtggttgtaaaggcgatttgactgagtctgttcgcaacattacgtgagagcaattgtacaagtctttgtgtacaaacacctTACGGTTACCATGGCGAGAAGGTGGCGGGCAACGTATATTTGTGCAGTGATGTTTTAACTGCTGCACCAAGTGTGTGAGGCCCTCTGATCCAGGTAGTAAGGTTGGTACTAAATAATCTGCAGGAATCCGTAGCGGCTCGCCGTAAACCATCTCGGCAACTGATGCACCAATATCGGGTTTATGAGCTGTCCACA
This window harbors:
- the LOC124607276 gene encoding transmembrane protein 222 — encoded protein: MNEAEINTNSCQKSSTENLMEPLMDHRRARYPFCIVWTPLPLLTWIFPFIGHMGIAMSSGVIRDFAGPYFVSEDNMAFGKPTKYWRLRPELAAGGTSGWDRAVIDASEEYKSRMHNLCCDNCHSHVAMALNLMKYDGSEKWNMVKLAFYILFKGHYVSFAALLKTWAPFIIIVTVVSVVYVFTRNL
- the LOC124606456 gene encoding uncharacterized protein LOC124606456; this translates as MVYGEPLRIPADYLVPTLLPGSEGLTHLVQQLKHHCTNIRCPPPSRHGNRKVFVHKDLYNCSHVMLRTDSVKSPLQPPYTGPFQVLSRNKHTVDIMYNGVPTKVSIECVKPAWVLPSPTSDTTPVHQHMMDAEHTKTPLSTSSETGESPPQTTSPPPRYPTHTTAPR